The Zingiber officinale cultivar Zhangliang chromosome 10A, Zo_v1.1, whole genome shotgun sequence genome contains a region encoding:
- the LOC122027966 gene encoding probable glycosyltransferase 7, whose product MGGSATASLPMARRPSKSSSCISRGLIVFAAAAVLLVVFYGICSSFSANFSSIYEQRSRVSLGRRRRLPNATFYDDPSLSYLIGRPVDDWDAKRREWRRLNPHVAAGRERIFMVSGSQAGPCRNPVGDHLLLRLFKNKADYCRRHGIELLYNTALLHPKMNSYWAKIPVIRAAMLAHPEAEWVWWVDSDAAFTDMDFELPMSRYRSHNMVVHGWSHLIYEERSWVSLNAGVFLIRNCQWSLDFMAEWASMGPTSPDHSRWGKILKDELKDKLYSEADDQSVLVYILLKQKERWGDKIYLESEFDFESYWLGTVGRLEGFDRAYTAVEQREEELRRRHAEATSRAYGRMREERMGPETPRRPLITHFTGCQPCSGDHNEMYTAESCLEGMQRALHFADNQVLRDYGFRHADLLSADVVPLPFDYPATY is encoded by the exons ATGGGTGGTTCTGCTACCGCTTCCCTTCCTATGGCTCGCCGCCCCTCCAAGTCCTCCTCCTGCATCTCTCGCGGCCTCATCGTCTTCGCCGCTGCCGCCGTCCTCCTCGTTGTTTTCTACGGCATCTGCTCCTCTTTCTCAGCCAACTTCTCCTCCATCTATGAACAACGTTCTCGAGTCTCCTTGGGCCGCCGCCGTCGCCTTCCGAACGCTACCTTCTACGACGACCCGTCTCTCTCCTACCTGATCGGCCGCCCGGTCGACGACTGGGACGCGAAGAGGCGGGAGTGGCGCCGCCTCAACCCCCACGTCGCCGCCGGCCGCGAGCGGATCTTTATGGTGAGCGGGTCCCAGGCGGGCCCGTGCCGCAACCCGGTGGGGGACCACCTCTTGCTGCGCCTGTTCAAGAACAAGGCCGATTACTGCCGCCGCCACGGCATCGAACTGCTTTACAACACGGCGCTGCTCCACCCCAAAATGAACTCCTACTGGGCCAAGATACCGGTGATCCGGGCGGCCATGCTGGCCCACCCTGAGGCGGAGTGGGTGTGGTGGGTTGACTCCGACGCCGCCTTCACGGACATGGACTTTGAGCTGCCCATGAGTCGCTATAGGTCCCATAACATGGTCGTCCACGGCTGGTCCCACCTGATCTACGAGGAGCGGAGCTGGGTCAGCCTCAACGCCGGCGTCTTCCTCATCCGCAACTGCCAGTGGTCGCTCGACTTCATGGCAGAGTGGGCCTCCATGGGCCCCACCTCCCCTGACCACTCTCGCTGGGGCAAGATCCTCAAGGACGAGTTGAAGGACAAG CTGTACAGCGAGGCGGATGACCAATCGGTGCTCGTGTACATCCTTCTGAAGCAGAAGGAGAGGTGGGGCGACAAGATCTACCTGGAGAGCGAGTTCGACTTCGAGAGCTACTGGCTGGGGACGGTGGGGCGGCTGGAGGGGTTCGACCGGGCTTACACAGCGGTGGAGCAGCGGGAGGAAGAGCTGCGGCGGAGGCACGCGGAGGCCACGAGCAGGGCGTACGGGCGAATGCGGGAGGAGCGCATGGGGCCGGAGACGCCGCGACGTCCGCTGATCACTCACTTCACCGGCTGCCAGCCCTGCAGCGGGGACCACAACGAGATGTACACCGCGGAGAGCTGCTTGGAAGGGATGCAGCGCGCGCTGCACTTCGCCGACAACCAGGTCCTCCGCGACTACGGCTTCCGCCACGCCGACCTCCTCAGCGCCGACGTCGTCCCGCTGCCATTCGATTACCCTGCCACGTACTAA